One Brassica napus cultivar Da-Ae chromosome A5, Da-Ae, whole genome shotgun sequence DNA window includes the following coding sequences:
- the LOC106449384 gene encoding uncharacterized protein LOC106449384, translating to MICGYFKPKFYKKCKHLIKFIKIRLNIQRKKKNAMVSFLKTDIVEILKTGQEDDERAYIKVEELLEYRQMIASYDLIERCCDCISSNLPLMLNQRECPEECREAVYSLIYAAAWVRKVPELKDLRALFTRRYGDSIDAYINQELVEKLVWRKPSREFKVQTLQEIAQEAKISWDSLSKGSLSSSSSLSSKRRESVKKIFPYKKQGAQNDEQGHDEKKDESTVQEKSRLRGPPRQCESHKHKQ from the exons ATGATTTGTGGTTACTTCAAACCCAAGTTCTACAAGAAATG CAAACATTTGATCAAGTTCATCAAGATTCGGCTCAATATAcagaggaaaaagaagaacgcTATGGTTAGCTTCTTGAAGACAGATATAGTGGAGATTCTCAAGACCGgccaagaagatgatgaaagagCTTATATAAAA GTAGAAGAATTACTCGAATACCGTCAAATGATAGCATCTTATGATCTCATTGAGAGATGTTGTGACTGTATCTCTTCCAATCTCCCGTTAATGCTAAATCAAAG GGAATGTCCTGAAGAATGCAGAGAAGCTGTATACTCTCTGATATATGCAGCAGCATGGGTTCGCAAAGTTCCTGAACTTAAAGATCTAAGAGCTTTGTTTACGCGTAGATATGGAGATTCCATTGATGCCTATATAAATCAAGAG CTTGTTGAGAAACTTGTATGGCGAAAACCTTCAAGAGAATTTAAGGTTCAGACATTGCAAGAGATTGCTCAAGAGGCTAAGATCAGTTGGGATTCTTTGTCCAAAGGCAGTTTGAGTTCCAGTTCAAGCTTGAGTTCTAAAAGAAGAGAATCAGTGAAGAAGATTTTTCCTTACAAGAAACAAGGAGCACAAAACGATGAACAAGGGCACGACGAGAAGAAAGATGAGAGTACTGTTCAAGAAAAGTCGAGGTTACGTGGACCCCCAAGGCAGTGCGAGTCTCACAAGCACAAGCAGTAA
- the LOC106445711 gene encoding uncharacterized protein LOC106445711, producing the protein MAGDYDPEATPSSPEYKPLPSSSRDLDGAVLISHPSSIRRRRFIISLFLISFASILSYIFWPSDPRIKIERVKVSHVHVHRRPVPSIDMTMLVTLKVSNADVYSFDFTALDVAIGYRGKTLGHVSSDGGHVRAMGSSYLEAETQLDGVSVFADVINLIHDLAKGSIEFDTVTETNGKLGVFFFRFPLKAKVACGILINTVNQTISRQSCRSI; encoded by the exons ATGGCCGGAGattatgatcctgaagcaactCCGTCTTCGCCGGAATATAAGCCCTTACCTTCATCCAGCCGCGATCTAGACGGCGCCGTTCTGATATCACATCCTTCTTCGATcagacgacgtcgtttcatcatCTCTTTATTTCTCATATCTTTTGCCTCGATCCTCAGCTACATCTTCTGGCCGTCAGATCCACGCATCAAAATCGAACGGGTCAAAGTTTCCCACGTGCACGTCCACCGTCGACCGGTGCCGTCTATAGACATGACGATGCTCGTTACGCTCAAAGTATCCAATGCTGACGTGTACTCTTTTGACTTCACGGCGCTTGACGTTGCGATTGGTTACAGAGGGAAAACGTTAGGTCACGTGAGTTCGGATGGCGGGCACGTGAGAGCTATGGGTTCGTCTTATCTTGAAGCGGAGACCCAGCTTGACGGCGTCTCGGTGTTTGCTGACGTCATTAACCTGATACATGATTTGGCTAAGGGCTCCATCGAGTTTGACACCGTTACCGAGACAAACGGGAAACTTGGCGTTTTCTTCTTCCGTTTCCCTTTAAAG GCGAAAGTGGCATGTGGAATTCTAATAAATACAGTTAATCAGACAATTTCTCGTCAGAGCTGTAGATCTATCTGA
- the LOC106361467 gene encoding uncharacterized protein LOC106361467 — translation MCYKKILPPVIPPPKLPAAEVTVTTEVVAIASVRDDGGEKKVCVCSPSKHPRSFKCRYHHHEYQWLPSSSSSSSSPYSSSSLQK, via the coding sequence ATGTGCTACAAAAAGATTCTCCCACCTGTTATTCCACCGCCAAAGTTACCGGCGGCAGAAGTGACGGTGACGACGGAGGTGGTAGCCATCGCGAGTGTCCGTGACGACGGCGGTGAAAAGAAGGTGTGTGTATGTTCACCGTCGAAGCATCCAAGATCGTTCAAGTGTAGGTATCATCATCATGAATATCAATggcttccttcttcttcttcttcttcttcctctccgtattcttcttcttcactccaAAAATGA
- the LOC106445713 gene encoding coatomer subunit beta'-2 isoform X1 has translation MPLRLEIKKKFAQRSERVKCVDLHPTEPWILASLYSGTLCIWNYQTQVMAKSFEVTDLPVRSAKFIARKQWVVAGADDMYIRVYNYNTMDKVKVFEAHSDYIRCVAVHPTLPYVLSSSDDMLIKLWDWEKGWACTQIFEGHSHYVMQVTFNPKDTNTFASASLDRTIKIWNLGSPDPNFTLDAHQKGVNCVDYFTGGDKPYLITGSDDHTAKVWDYQTKSCVQTLDGHTHNVSAVCFHPELPIIITGSEDGTVRIWHATTYRLENTLNYGLERVWAIGYIKSSRRVVIGYDEGTIMVKLGREIPVASMDNTGKIIWAKHNEIQTANIKSIGAGYEVTDGERLPLAVKELGTCDLYPQSLKHNPNGRFVVVCGDGEYIIYTALAWRNRSFGSGLEFVWSSEGECAVRESSSKIKTFSKNFQEKKSIRPTFSAEKIFGGTLLAICSSDFICFYDWAECRLIQRIDVTVKNLYWADSGDLLAIASDTSFYILKYNRDLVSAHFDSGRSTEEEGVEDAFEVLHENDERVRTGLWVGDCFIYNNSSSKLNYCVGGEVTTMYHLDRPMYLLGYLASQSRVFLVDKEFNVIGYTLLLSLIEYKTLVMRGDLDKASEILPTIPKDQHNSVAHFLESRGMIEDALDIATDPDYRFELAIQLGRLEVAQEIAVEVQSESKWKQLGELAMSSGKLKLAEECMKYAMDLSGLLLLYSSLGDAEGVSKLATLAKEQGKNNVAFLCLFMLGKLEDCLELLVDSNRIPEAALMARSYLPSKVSEIVALWRKDLSKINSKAAESLADPEEYSNLFDDWQVALSVEAKAAETRGVYSAAENYPSYADRSSVTLVEAFRNMQVEEEESFENGDMDHEQEVVAEENGDEEEKNDAEKHEEGVVVDGDSTDGAVLVNGSEADEEWDTNNEGNPSA, from the exons ATG CCTCTCAGACTCGAGATCAAG AAAAAGTTTGCTCAAAGATCTGAGAGAGTCAAATGTGTGGATCTGCATCCTACAGAACCATG GATTCTAGCAAGTTTATACTCTGGAACCTTGTGTATTTGGAACTACCAGACACAG GTGATGGCAAAGTCTTTCGAGGTGACCGATTTACCAG TTCGGTCAGCCAAGTTTATAGCACGAAAGCAATGGGTTGTGGCAGGAGCTGATGATATGTACATCCGTGTATACAATTACAATACTATGGATAAGGTTAAAGTGTTTGAAGCTCACTCAGACTACATTAGATGCGTGGCTGTTCATCCAACCCTTCCATATGTGCTATCATCTTCTGATGATATGCTCATAAAGCTTTGGGACTGGGAAAAAGGTTGGGCTTGCACTCAGATATTCGAGGGGCACTCGCACTATGTGATGCAAGTCACATTTAATCCAAAAGACACCAACACTTTTGCCAGTGCATCACTTGATCGCACCATAAAG ATCTGGAATCTTGGTTCTCCAGACCCAAATTTTACATTGGATGCCCATCAGAAAGGAGTTAACTGTGTAGACTATTTCACTGGTGGTGACAAGCCCTATTTGATTACCGGCTCTGATGATCACACTGCTAAG GTCTGGGACTATCAAACAAAAAGTTGTGTCCAGACCCTGGACGGGCACACACACAATGTTTCTGCCGTATGTTTCCATCCAGAGCTTCCAATTATAATCACAGGTTCGGAAGATGGTACCGTTCGCATTTGGCATGCAACTACGTACAG GCTAGAGAACACATTAAATTATGGCCTCGAGAGAGTTTGGGCCATTGGTTACATTAAAAGTTCACGCCG GGTTGTGATTGGATATGATGAAGGGACAATCATGGTTAAACTTGGACGAGAAATTCCTGTCGCTAGCATGGACAATACCGGAAAAATCATATGGGCTAAGCATAATGAAATTCAAACTGCGAACATCAAAAGTATTGGTGCTGGTTACGAG GTTACTGATGGAGAGAGGTTGCCCTTGGCTGTTAAAGAGCTGGGGACTTGTGATCTTTATCCACAA AGCTTGAAGCACAATCCAAATGGGAGGTTTGTCGTAGTCTGTGGAGACGGGGAGTATATAATCTACACGGCTTTGGCTTGGAGAAATAGGTCATTTGGTTCTGGACTTGAATTCGTTTGGTCGTCTGAGGGGGAGTGTGCGGTTAGAGAAAGCTCATCAAAGATTAAGACGTTTAGCAAAAATTTCCAG GAGAAAAAGAGTATCCGCCCTACTTTCTCAGCTGAGAAGATCTTTGGGGGAACCTTGTTAGCTATATGTTCAAGTGACTTCATCTGCTTTTATGACTGGGCTGAATGTAGGCTGATTCAACGTATTGACGTCACTGTAAAG AATCTTTATTGGGCTGACAGTGGTGATTTATTAGCCATTGCTAGTGACACTTCATTCTACATCTTGAAATACAAC CGCGACTTAGTTTCTGCACATTTTGATAGTGGAAGATCAACGGAGGAAGAAGGTGTTGAGGATGCATTTGAGGTTCTCCATGAGAATGATGAACGTGTTAGGACAGGTCTATGGGTTGGTGACTGTTTCATTTACAACAACTCTTCTTCAAAGCTTAACTATTGTGTCGGAGGCGAG GTAACTACAATGTATCATTTAGACCGCCCAATGTATTTGTTGGGCTATCTCGCAAGTCAAAGTCGGGTGTTCCTGGTTGACAAAGAATTCAA TGTAATAGGATACACCTTACTGCTAAGCCTGATTGAGTACAAGACTCTTGTGATGCGAGGTGATCTAGACAAAGCTAGTGAAATCTTACCTACAATTCCCAAAGATCAGCATAACAG TGTTGCTCATTTCTTGGAGTCACGAGGAATGATTGAAGATGCTCTGGACATTGCAACCGACCCTGACTACAGATTTGAGTTGGCCATACAACTGGGTAGACTTGAAGTTGCGCAG GAAATAGCTGTAGAAGTACAGAGCGAGTCTAAGTGGAAGCAATTAGGAGAGTTAGCCATGTCCTCTGGGAAG CTGAAATTGGCAGAGGAATGCATGAAGTATGCGATGGATTTGAGTGGTTTGTTACTGCTTTATTCTTCTCTGGGAGATGCTGAAGGCGTGTCAAAACTTGCAACACTTGCTAAAGAGCAAGGGAAGAACAATGTCGCCTTTCTTTGCCTATTCATGCTGGGTAAATTGGAAGATTGTTTGGAGTTATTAGTGGATAG TAACCGGATACCAGAAGCTGCTCTGATGGCAAGATCATATCTTCCGAGCAAAGTATCTGAGATAGTAGCTCTGTGGAGGAAAGATCTGAGCAAG ATTAATTCAAAAGCAGCAGAATCTTTGGCTGATCCTGAGGAGTACTCAAATCTGTTTGATGATTGGCAAGTAGCTCTTTCCGTCGAAGCAAAAGCTGCAGAGACAAG GGGAGTTTATTCAGCTGCAGAAAACTATCCTAGCTATGCTGATAGATCTTCCGTGACCCTGGTGGAAGCCTTTAGAAACATGCAAGTTGAGGAAGAGGAATCATTTGAAAATGGAGACATGGATCATGAG CAGGAGGTAGTAGCAGAAGAaaatggagatgaagaagaaaagaatgaTGCGGAAAAGCATGAAGAAGGAGTAGTTGTTGATGGTGACTCAACCGATGGAGCAGTGCTTGTTAATGGAAGTGAGgctgatgaagagtgggatacGAATAATGAAGGAAACCCATCAGCTTAA
- the LOC106445713 gene encoding coatomer subunit beta'-2 isoform X2 yields the protein MPLRLEIKKKFAQRSERVKCVDLHPTEPWILASLYSGTLCIWNYQTQVMAKSFEVTDLPVRSAKFIARKQWVVAGADDMYIRVYNYNTMDKVKVFEAHSDYIRCVAVHPTLPYVLSSSDDMLIKLWDWEKGWACTQIFEGHSHYVMQVTFNPKDTNTFASASLDRTIKIWNLGSPDPNFTLDAHQKGVNCVDYFTGGDKPYLITGSDDHTAKVWDYQTKSCVQTLDGHTHNVSAVCFHPELPIIITGSEDGTVRIWHATTYRLENTLNYGLERVWAIGYIKSSRRVVIGYDEGTIMVKLGREIPVASMDNTGKIIWAKHNEIQTANIKSIGAGYEVTDGERLPLAVKELGTCDLYPQSLKHNPNGRFVVVCGDGEYIIYTALAWRNRSFGSGLEFVWSSEGECAVRESSSKIKTFSKNFQEKKSIRPTFSAEKIFGGTLLAICSSDFICFYDWAECRLIQRIDVTVKNLYWADSGDLLAIASDTSFYILKYNRDLVSAHFDSGRSTEEEGVEDAFEVLHENDERVRTGLWVGDCFIYNNSSSKLNYCVGGEVTTMYHLDRPMYLLGYLASQSRVFLVDKEFNVIGYTLLLSLIEYKTLVMRGDLDKASEILPTIPKDQHNSVAHFLESRGMIEDALDIATDPDYRFELAIQLGRLEVAQEIAVEVQSESKWKQLGELAMSSGKLKLAEECMKYAMDLSGLLLLYSSLGDAEGVSKLATLAKEQGKNNVAFLCLFMLGKLEDCLELLVDSNRIPEAALMARSYLPSKVSEIVALWRKDLSKINSKAAESLADPEEYSNLFDDWQVALSVEAKAAETRGVYSAAENYPSYADRSSVTLVEAFRNMQVEEEESFENGDMDHEEVVAEENGDEEEKNDAEKHEEGVVVDGDSTDGAVLVNGSEADEEWDTNNEGNPSA from the exons ATG CCTCTCAGACTCGAGATCAAG AAAAAGTTTGCTCAAAGATCTGAGAGAGTCAAATGTGTGGATCTGCATCCTACAGAACCATG GATTCTAGCAAGTTTATACTCTGGAACCTTGTGTATTTGGAACTACCAGACACAG GTGATGGCAAAGTCTTTCGAGGTGACCGATTTACCAG TTCGGTCAGCCAAGTTTATAGCACGAAAGCAATGGGTTGTGGCAGGAGCTGATGATATGTACATCCGTGTATACAATTACAATACTATGGATAAGGTTAAAGTGTTTGAAGCTCACTCAGACTACATTAGATGCGTGGCTGTTCATCCAACCCTTCCATATGTGCTATCATCTTCTGATGATATGCTCATAAAGCTTTGGGACTGGGAAAAAGGTTGGGCTTGCACTCAGATATTCGAGGGGCACTCGCACTATGTGATGCAAGTCACATTTAATCCAAAAGACACCAACACTTTTGCCAGTGCATCACTTGATCGCACCATAAAG ATCTGGAATCTTGGTTCTCCAGACCCAAATTTTACATTGGATGCCCATCAGAAAGGAGTTAACTGTGTAGACTATTTCACTGGTGGTGACAAGCCCTATTTGATTACCGGCTCTGATGATCACACTGCTAAG GTCTGGGACTATCAAACAAAAAGTTGTGTCCAGACCCTGGACGGGCACACACACAATGTTTCTGCCGTATGTTTCCATCCAGAGCTTCCAATTATAATCACAGGTTCGGAAGATGGTACCGTTCGCATTTGGCATGCAACTACGTACAG GCTAGAGAACACATTAAATTATGGCCTCGAGAGAGTTTGGGCCATTGGTTACATTAAAAGTTCACGCCG GGTTGTGATTGGATATGATGAAGGGACAATCATGGTTAAACTTGGACGAGAAATTCCTGTCGCTAGCATGGACAATACCGGAAAAATCATATGGGCTAAGCATAATGAAATTCAAACTGCGAACATCAAAAGTATTGGTGCTGGTTACGAG GTTACTGATGGAGAGAGGTTGCCCTTGGCTGTTAAAGAGCTGGGGACTTGTGATCTTTATCCACAA AGCTTGAAGCACAATCCAAATGGGAGGTTTGTCGTAGTCTGTGGAGACGGGGAGTATATAATCTACACGGCTTTGGCTTGGAGAAATAGGTCATTTGGTTCTGGACTTGAATTCGTTTGGTCGTCTGAGGGGGAGTGTGCGGTTAGAGAAAGCTCATCAAAGATTAAGACGTTTAGCAAAAATTTCCAG GAGAAAAAGAGTATCCGCCCTACTTTCTCAGCTGAGAAGATCTTTGGGGGAACCTTGTTAGCTATATGTTCAAGTGACTTCATCTGCTTTTATGACTGGGCTGAATGTAGGCTGATTCAACGTATTGACGTCACTGTAAAG AATCTTTATTGGGCTGACAGTGGTGATTTATTAGCCATTGCTAGTGACACTTCATTCTACATCTTGAAATACAAC CGCGACTTAGTTTCTGCACATTTTGATAGTGGAAGATCAACGGAGGAAGAAGGTGTTGAGGATGCATTTGAGGTTCTCCATGAGAATGATGAACGTGTTAGGACAGGTCTATGGGTTGGTGACTGTTTCATTTACAACAACTCTTCTTCAAAGCTTAACTATTGTGTCGGAGGCGAG GTAACTACAATGTATCATTTAGACCGCCCAATGTATTTGTTGGGCTATCTCGCAAGTCAAAGTCGGGTGTTCCTGGTTGACAAAGAATTCAA TGTAATAGGATACACCTTACTGCTAAGCCTGATTGAGTACAAGACTCTTGTGATGCGAGGTGATCTAGACAAAGCTAGTGAAATCTTACCTACAATTCCCAAAGATCAGCATAACAG TGTTGCTCATTTCTTGGAGTCACGAGGAATGATTGAAGATGCTCTGGACATTGCAACCGACCCTGACTACAGATTTGAGTTGGCCATACAACTGGGTAGACTTGAAGTTGCGCAG GAAATAGCTGTAGAAGTACAGAGCGAGTCTAAGTGGAAGCAATTAGGAGAGTTAGCCATGTCCTCTGGGAAG CTGAAATTGGCAGAGGAATGCATGAAGTATGCGATGGATTTGAGTGGTTTGTTACTGCTTTATTCTTCTCTGGGAGATGCTGAAGGCGTGTCAAAACTTGCAACACTTGCTAAAGAGCAAGGGAAGAACAATGTCGCCTTTCTTTGCCTATTCATGCTGGGTAAATTGGAAGATTGTTTGGAGTTATTAGTGGATAG TAACCGGATACCAGAAGCTGCTCTGATGGCAAGATCATATCTTCCGAGCAAAGTATCTGAGATAGTAGCTCTGTGGAGGAAAGATCTGAGCAAG ATTAATTCAAAAGCAGCAGAATCTTTGGCTGATCCTGAGGAGTACTCAAATCTGTTTGATGATTGGCAAGTAGCTCTTTCCGTCGAAGCAAAAGCTGCAGAGACAAG GGGAGTTTATTCAGCTGCAGAAAACTATCCTAGCTATGCTGATAGATCTTCCGTGACCCTGGTGGAAGCCTTTAGAAACATGCAAGTTGAGGAAGAGGAATCATTTGAAAATGGAGACATGGATCATGAG GAGGTAGTAGCAGAAGAaaatggagatgaagaagaaaagaatgaTGCGGAAAAGCATGAAGAAGGAGTAGTTGTTGATGGTGACTCAACCGATGGAGCAGTGCTTGTTAATGGAAGTGAGgctgatgaagagtgggatacGAATAATGAAGGAAACCCATCAGCTTAA
- the LOC125609491 gene encoding nuclear pore complex protein NUP50A-like has protein sequence MGGDSENAHQPSKKRGALKQLSRENPDADDDDIGSAELESGTFKKASDEVLATRRIVKIKRKEPSPAAASNPFAGIQLLPTAPASGTNAPLAESKVAPAEAVVEDNQKAVDAEDGDEVDSKKVDVKEEESEKTKDKDVDDNQCGKTSEDQVTDAGVDQTVSGVSVAVEGADQTEDHVEKESGGDQTVIKEKKGEASVEAVKNGDDNNNNGSLSSFQQHSSSKNAFTGLAGTQSSGSSFSFGVVSQDGSSGPLYGFGLANNNNTSSLFGASGPSIIKKSEGTGFPPKQEVSTETGEENEKVAFSADSIMFEYLDGGWRERGKGEVKVNVSSNGGRARLVMRAKGNYRLILNASLYPEMKLASMDKKGITFACVNSEGREGLSTFALKFKDPTIVEEFRVAVDKHKESKPVETAPPLKTPENSPTATDAA, from the coding sequence ATGGGAGGAGACTCAGAAAACGCTCACCAACCTTCTAAAAAGAGAGGTGCTTTGAAGCAGCTGTCACGTGAGAATCCagatgctgatgatgatgatattggTTCAGCTGAACTTGAGAGTGGCACTTTCAAGAAGGCCAGTGATGAGGTGTTGGCCACCAGACGAATTGTCAAAATCAAGCGCAAAGAGCCATCACCAGCTGCAGCTTCCAACCCATTCGCTGGAATTCAATTGCTCCCTACTGCACCTGCTTCGGGAACAAATGCTCCTCTGGCTGAGTCTAAAGTGGCTCCTGCTGAAGCTGTAGTTGAGGACAACCAAAAGGCAGTTGATGCTGAAGACGGCGATGAAGTTGACAGTAAGAAGGTTGATGTCAAAGAGGAAGAGTCTGAAAAGACTAAAGATAAGGATGTTGATGATAATCAGTGTGGAAAGACATCTGAGGACCAAGTCACTGATGCTGGTGTAGACCAGACTGTCTCGGGTGTTAGCGTAGCTGTAGAAGGAGCAGATCAAACTGAGGATCATGTTGAGAAGGAATCAGGAGGTGATCAGACtgtgataaaagaaaaaaaaggcgAAGCAAGCGTTGAAGCAGTTAAGAACGgtgatgataataataataacggCTCTTTGAGTTCGTTCCAGCAGCACTCAAGTAGCAAAAACGCATTCACCGGACTTGCCGGCACACAGTCCTCTGGTTCTTCCTTCTCATTTGGTGTCGTTTCTCAGGATGGTAGTTCTGGACCTCTCTACGGCTTTGGCCTcgcaaacaacaacaacacttctTCCCTCTTCGGTGCGTCTGGACCTTCCATTATCAAGAAGAGCGAAGGCACTGGGTTTCCTCCAAAGCAAGAGGTTTCCACAGAAACAGGAGAAGAGAACGAGAAAGTTGCCTTCTCAGCTGACTCGATCATGTTTGAATATCTTGATGGAGGGTGGAGAGAGCGTGGCAAAGGAGAAGTCAAGGTCAACGTTTCAAGCAATGGCGGTAGAGCAAGGCTGGTTATGAGAGCTAAAGGAAACTACAGGTTGATCCTAAACGCGAGTCTCTACCCGGAGATGAAACTTGCCAGCATGGACAAGAAAGGAATCACGTTCGCTTGTGTGAATAGTGAAGgcagagaaggtctctctacgTTTGCACTCAAGTTCAAAGATCCAACAATCGTTGAAGAGTTTCGTGTAGCTGTTGACAAACATAAAGAAAGTAAACCAGTAGAAACGGCTCCTCCGCTGAAGACACCTGAGAACTCTCCAACAGCTACAGATGCTGCCTGA